One stretch of Marinobacterium iners DNA includes these proteins:
- a CDS encoding TIGR01777 family oxidoreductase, protein MRVLITGGSGFIGQALSTALIARGDDVIILSRAPEAVPARKRVQAVGALHQIESQVDAVINLAGAPIVDKRWSGARKQVLRDSRIQLTDALVNWMRQQSQPPAVLVSGSAIGYYGSHADEVLEENAEPMPGFAHELCRDWEQAALEAESFGVRVCLIRTGVVLGPEGGALSKMLPAFRLGLGGPIGDGKQWMSWIHLDDEVGAIIYLLDNPSLHGPFNLTAPEPVPNEVFSRTLARVLRRPAFMRVPATIMKLMLGEASELLVEGQRVVPENLHTAGYEFQQPRLEDALRKVLDVK, encoded by the coding sequence ATGCGTGTATTGATTACAGGTGGTAGCGGGTTTATAGGACAGGCCCTGAGTACGGCCCTCATCGCCCGTGGAGATGATGTCATCATACTCAGCCGGGCGCCGGAGGCCGTGCCTGCACGCAAGCGAGTACAGGCTGTAGGGGCTTTGCATCAAATTGAAAGCCAGGTTGATGCGGTCATCAACCTGGCGGGGGCACCAATTGTCGATAAACGCTGGAGTGGTGCGCGCAAGCAAGTTTTGCGTGACAGTCGTATCCAGCTGACCGATGCACTGGTGAACTGGATGCGACAACAGTCACAGCCACCGGCTGTTCTGGTCAGCGGCTCCGCTATTGGCTATTACGGCAGTCATGCTGATGAAGTGCTGGAGGAGAATGCTGAGCCCATGCCCGGATTTGCCCATGAGCTTTGTCGTGACTGGGAGCAGGCTGCCCTTGAGGCTGAATCATTCGGTGTACGTGTCTGTCTGATCAGGACTGGAGTGGTGCTGGGACCAGAAGGTGGGGCGTTGTCAAAAATGCTGCCAGCATTCCGGCTGGGTCTGGGTGGTCCCATTGGTGATGGCAAACAGTGGATGTCCTGGATCCATCTGGACGATGAGGTGGGTGCCATTATTTATTTGCTGGACAATCCTTCTCTCCACGGGCCGTTTAACCTGACTGCACCAGAGCCGGTGCCTAATGAAGTGTTCAGTCGAACATTGGCGCGTGTTTTGCGTCGACCTGCGTTTATGCGTGTACCCGCGACGATAATGAAACTAATGCTGGGCGAGGCCAGTGAGTTGTTGGTGGAAGGCCAGCGAGTTGTACCTGAAAACCTCCACACCGCCGGCTACGAGTTTCAGCAACCACGGCTGGAGGACGCACTGCGAAAGGTGCTGGATGTGAAATGA
- a CDS encoding riboflavin synthase subunit alpha, with the protein MFTGIVQGTAEVIACHRHEGFMQLELELELPPARASALETGASIAVNGTCLTITSFKGRHVCFDLIDTTLELTNLGELKPGDRVNFERAARIGDEIGGHLMSGHILCCARISRIEASEHNHHIHFEIPQAAAPYLLPKGFVGLDGCSLTLAEVDNQRGEFGISLIPETLSQTTFGSLQPGDRVNLEVDPQTQAIVDTVKRYLVQRG; encoded by the coding sequence ATGTTTACTGGCATTGTTCAGGGCACCGCCGAGGTTATCGCCTGCCATCGCCACGAAGGTTTCATGCAACTGGAACTGGAACTGGAGCTGCCACCTGCCCGTGCAAGCGCCCTGGAGACCGGTGCCAGCATTGCAGTTAATGGCACCTGCCTGACCATCACTTCGTTCAAGGGTCGCCATGTCTGCTTTGACTTGATTGATACCACGCTAGAGTTGACCAACTTGGGTGAGCTGAAACCCGGCGACCGAGTCAACTTTGAGCGTGCCGCCCGCATTGGTGATGAAATAGGCGGCCACCTGATGTCCGGACATATCTTGTGCTGCGCACGCATCAGCCGAATCGAAGCAAGCGAGCACAACCACCATATTCACTTTGAAATTCCACAAGCCGCGGCCCCCTACCTACTCCCCAAGGGGTTTGTCGGCCTGGACGGCTGCAGCTTGACACTGGCTGAGGTCGATAACCAACGGGGGGAGTTCGGTATATCATTGATACCGGAAACCCTGTCGCAGACAACGTTCGGCAGCCTGCAACCGGGCGACAGGGTCAATCTGGAGGTCGATCCGCAGACTCAGGCAATCGTCGATACGGTCAAGCGTTATTTGGTACAGCGCGGCTAG